The following proteins come from a genomic window of Bradyrhizobium paxllaeri:
- a CDS encoding LysR substrate-binding domain-containing protein, whose amino-acid sequence MDLRQLRYFIAVAEERSFTAAARRLNLSQPPLSQHIQSLEAALGTQLLYRTSRRVELTQAGEALLARARAIQQQIKLAEDEVHSIGAGLVGTLDIGATGSILRGRLADLLAAYRKDAPAVRMTVHEQAPALQIAALLNRTTNISLNRSIPTEHQLHSELAWSEEVVVAMQKAHPLARRKRIALGDLASEDQIVLQPESSQFARYIQKCCVDAGFLPRVSQQVIDAQSVPSLIAAGFGVALVPQSIARFTTDEIVFRPIRPSPPSADVFLVFRKDETSMVVHNFIKLARRFLGQKRNSGHPARS is encoded by the coding sequence ATGGATCTCCGCCAGCTCCGGTACTTCATCGCGGTGGCCGAGGAACGCAGCTTCACTGCCGCGGCGCGACGATTGAATCTTTCGCAGCCGCCCCTCAGCCAGCACATCCAGTCGCTCGAAGCGGCGTTGGGGACGCAGCTCCTCTACCGAACCAGTCGCAGGGTCGAACTGACCCAGGCGGGAGAAGCGCTCCTGGCGCGGGCGCGCGCCATTCAACAGCAGATCAAACTGGCCGAGGACGAGGTCCATTCAATCGGCGCCGGCCTGGTTGGGACTCTCGACATCGGAGCAACCGGCTCCATCCTGCGCGGACGCCTGGCCGACCTGCTCGCGGCGTATCGAAAGGATGCGCCTGCGGTAAGGATGACAGTGCATGAACAAGCGCCGGCCCTGCAGATTGCGGCTCTCCTCAATCGCACGACAAACATCAGCCTGAATCGCAGCATCCCGACCGAGCATCAACTCCACAGCGAGCTTGCGTGGTCGGAAGAGGTCGTGGTTGCGATGCAGAAGGCGCATCCGCTGGCGCGACGCAAGCGCATCGCCCTCGGCGACCTTGCGTCGGAGGATCAGATTGTCCTGCAGCCCGAAAGCTCTCAGTTTGCGCGCTACATCCAGAAATGCTGTGTCGACGCCGGCTTCCTGCCGCGGGTTTCCCAGCAAGTCATCGATGCACAGTCGGTCCCCAGTTTGATCGCCGCAGGCTTCGGCGTAGCCCTCGTCCCACAATCAATTGCCCGCTTCACGACCGACGAAATCGTATTCCGGCCGATCAGGCCTTCACCGCCCTCCGCCGATGTCTTTCTCGTGTTCAGAAAAGACGAGACGTCGATGGTCGTCCACAACTTCATCAAGCTG
- the dctA gene encoding C4-dicarboxylate transporter DctA, translating into MPRLFKSLFFQVIVALALGIALGVSHPDAALQMKPLGDGFIKLIKMLVPVIVFCVVVHGIAAAGDLSKVGRVGVRALIYFEVITTIALVLGIALAYYFQPGAGMNIDPRTLDAKALSGFSQTAAQVAGGGVSEFLMKLIPSTVVGAFTTGDILQVLIVSIMFGCAASLCGERAKPVADFIGRVSDIVFKMMNFVVRLAPLGVFGAIAFTVGKYGIGSLKQLGGLVALFYVAVVVFVVVVLGAVMRVSGFSLFKLLRYLREELTIVLGTAAGDSVLPQTMRKLELLGIKPSTVGLVIPTGYSFNLDAFSIYLTLAAVFIAQATNTPLATGDLLAILGVALLTSKGAHGVPGSAIVVLAATLAAIPTIPAIGLVLILSVDWFIGIARALGNYIGNCVATVAVASWEGDIDREKAHRVLNGQVDPVSVEAEIDPAELDTTGAQPQAI; encoded by the coding sequence GTGCCAAGGTTATTCAAGTCACTCTTCTTCCAGGTCATCGTGGCGCTGGCGCTGGGTATTGCGCTTGGCGTGTCTCACCCGGATGCCGCTCTTCAGATGAAACCGCTGGGCGACGGCTTCATCAAGCTCATCAAGATGCTGGTTCCGGTGATCGTGTTTTGCGTTGTCGTGCACGGGATCGCCGCCGCAGGGGACCTGTCGAAGGTTGGGCGAGTCGGGGTGCGCGCGCTGATTTACTTCGAGGTCATCACGACGATTGCGTTGGTGCTCGGCATTGCGCTCGCCTATTACTTCCAGCCCGGTGCCGGAATGAATATCGATCCGAGGACGCTGGACGCAAAAGCGTTGAGCGGCTTCAGCCAGACGGCGGCCCAGGTCGCCGGCGGCGGTGTCTCGGAATTCCTCATGAAGCTCATTCCCTCGACGGTGGTCGGGGCCTTCACGACCGGCGACATCCTGCAGGTGCTGATCGTCTCGATCATGTTCGGCTGTGCTGCCTCACTGTGCGGCGAGCGGGCCAAGCCGGTGGCGGATTTCATCGGACGCGTGAGTGACATCGTCTTCAAGATGATGAATTTCGTCGTCAGGTTGGCGCCGCTCGGTGTGTTCGGGGCGATCGCGTTTACGGTCGGCAAGTACGGCATCGGTTCGCTCAAGCAACTCGGCGGGCTCGTCGCCCTGTTCTATGTGGCCGTGGTCGTTTTTGTCGTCGTCGTGCTGGGCGCGGTCATGCGCGTTTCCGGCTTCAGCCTGTTCAAGTTGCTCCGTTACTTGCGCGAGGAACTGACGATCGTCCTCGGCACGGCGGCCGGAGACAGCGTGCTGCCGCAGACCATGCGCAAGCTCGAGCTTCTCGGCATCAAGCCGTCGACCGTCGGACTGGTAATCCCAACGGGCTATTCATTCAATCTGGATGCCTTCTCGATCTACCTGACGCTGGCCGCGGTGTTCATTGCCCAGGCGACCAATACGCCGCTGGCCACGGGTGATCTTCTGGCAATTCTCGGCGTTGCCCTCCTGACTTCGAAGGGTGCTCACGGCGTTCCCGGCTCGGCCATCGTCGTGCTTGCGGCCACCCTCGCGGCCATCCCGACCATTCCGGCCATCGGATTGGTGTTGATCCTGTCGGTGGACTGGTTCATTGGCATTGCGCGCGCGCTGGGCAACTATATCGGGAACTGCGTCGCCACGGTCGCCGTGGCCTCTTGGGAAGGCGATATCGATCGGGAGAAGGCGCATCGGGTCCTGAACGGGCAGGTTGATCCCGTGAGTGTGGAAGCAGAGATCGATCCGGCGGAGCTGGACACAACGGGAGCGCAGCCTCAGGCGATCTGA
- a CDS encoding ureidoglycolate lyase, which translates to MLVLSVAPLTKAGFAPFGEVVETEDVTPKLINEGFARRYDDLAKIDVASAGGEVNVSLFIGTVRPAPIVIKMMERHPLGSQLFVPLNEMPWLVVVCVDPDIPASYRAFAASGRQGVNYAKNCWHHPLLVTADAGPFVVVDRKGAGSNLEEKWLEEPNWLQIAFDGAAATHPDITAQPG; encoded by the coding sequence ATGCTGGTGCTTTCGGTTGCACCTTTGACAAAGGCGGGGTTCGCGCCTTTCGGCGAGGTCGTCGAGACGGAAGATGTGACGCCGAAACTGATCAACGAAGGATTTGCCAGACGCTATGACGACCTGGCGAAGATTGACGTCGCCTCGGCAGGCGGAGAGGTCAATGTCAGTCTGTTCATCGGCACGGTGAGACCGGCGCCGATTGTCATCAAGATGATGGAGCGCCATCCGCTCGGAAGCCAGCTTTTCGTCCCGCTGAACGAAATGCCCTGGCTGGTGGTCGTTTGCGTAGATCCGGATATCCCGGCGAGCTACCGGGCGTTTGCTGCGTCGGGACGGCAGGGCGTGAACTATGCGAAAAACTGCTGGCATCATCCGCTGCTTGTAACTGCAGATGCTGGTCCGTTCGTTGTGGTCGATCGAAAGGGCGCGGGCAGCAACCTCGAAGAAAAGTGGCTTGAAGAACCAAACTGGCTACAGATCGCGTTCGATGGTGCTGCTGCAACGCATCCGGACATCACGGCACAGCCGGGCTAG
- a CDS encoding bifunctional allantoicase/(S)-ureidoglycine aminohydrolase, with protein MPSRTYHVPTGGHPAQTELLTGRAVFTDAYAVIPKGVIRDIVTSYLPHWNDARVWVLARPLSGFAETFSHYLVDVAPGGGSESPEPDTEAQGVLFVVGGKLALRLNGTEHLLRSGGFAYLPPGCRWSVQNRSPEAVQFHWIRKLYQRVSGIATPEPIVTNEDSITPTPMPHTDGRWATTRFVDPSDIRHDMHITIVTFEPGASIPFAETHVMEHGLYVLEGKAVYRLNQDWVEVEAGDYMWLRAFCPQACYAGGPGWFRYLLYKDVNRHMDLRALRPVAAS; from the coding sequence ATGCCTTCTCGAACCTATCACGTCCCAACCGGCGGGCATCCAGCCCAGACGGAGCTTCTGACCGGCCGCGCGGTTTTTACGGACGCCTATGCGGTGATACCCAAGGGCGTCATACGTGACATTGTTACAAGCTATCTTCCGCACTGGAACGATGCGCGCGTTTGGGTGCTGGCCCGACCGCTATCCGGTTTCGCCGAAACGTTTTCCCATTACCTTGTCGACGTGGCGCCGGGCGGCGGAAGCGAATCGCCGGAGCCCGATACGGAAGCGCAGGGGGTGCTGTTCGTGGTTGGCGGCAAGTTGGCCTTGAGGCTCAACGGGACGGAACATTTGTTGCGGTCCGGCGGCTTTGCGTATCTTCCGCCTGGGTGCCGCTGGAGCGTGCAGAACCGAAGTCCCGAAGCGGTGCAGTTTCATTGGATCCGGAAGCTGTATCAGCGCGTGTCTGGGATCGCGACGCCGGAACCCATTGTGACAAACGAAGATTCCATCACGCCAACACCAATGCCTCATACGGATGGAAGGTGGGCCACGACACGCTTCGTCGATCCATCGGACATCCGGCACGACATGCACATCACCATCGTCACTTTCGAGCCGGGTGCGTCGATTCCGTTCGCGGAGACCCATGTCATGGAGCACGGTCTTTATGTTCTTGAGGGCAAGGCCGTCTACCGGCTCAATCAGGACTGGGTCGAGGTCGAGGCCGGGGACTATATGTGGCTCCGCGCCTTTTGCCCGCAGGCGTGTTACGCCGGTGGGCCCGGATGGTTCCGTTACCTGCTCTACAAGGACGTGAACCGGCATATGGACCTCCGAGCCCTGAGGCCGGTGGCAGCTTCTTAA